A single window of Candidatus Flexicrinis affinis DNA harbors:
- a CDS encoding STAS domain-containing protein: protein MQYTVEHFPNKRAVIHLSGRLDAHTAGNLRTLLQDTVNSGYVFLIVDLQQVNFVDSSGLSALVSGLRIVKERSGKLVLAHAAVQTQVALKQTRLNLVFPLYDDLNDALKSLS from the coding sequence ATGCAATACACAGTCGAGCATTTTCCGAACAAGCGCGCGGTCATCCACCTGAGCGGTCGTTTGGATGCCCACACTGCCGGAAACCTGCGCACGCTGCTGCAAGACACAGTCAACAGCGGCTACGTATTCCTGATCGTTGACCTGCAGCAGGTCAATTTCGTCGACTCCAGCGGCCTAAGCGCACTGGTCAGCGGTTTGCGCATCGTCAAGGAACGCAGTGGCAAACTTGTGCTCGCCCATGCCGCCGTCCAAACGCAGGTCGCCCTTAAGCAGACCCGCCTTAATCTCGTATTTCCGCTTTACGACGACCTCAACGACGCGCTGAAGAGTCTGAGCTAG
- a CDS encoding SpoIIE family protein phosphatase — protein MSDQHEIEHQLTGLRPIWNELFGDVLYVAYGDDMPTTDAFAVCHEMVPGAWLIGRMRSADMRTAANAVLQGWAATLQTAASVEVRTQRLVEQLVTAWNRLGLMHKAALLMRSPLDAEQICIELMAMACDTVELEVAFVGFGRDGYVRFMWTQAGFTNFQEASILHALIRSDGLLRCDTPDQCNRMIPGGGFKSFIGRRLLTDASRPVYIGMAARESAHNFNAGDIQIFESLVEQLTTVIEIDRLHEQQVDSESIRRDMELASEVQTGMLPLTLPNPDGFSIAAMLKPASKVGGDLYDVYSGNGSVSVMVCDVSGKGFPAALLSFEVRAAIRSQFHSANHPGVILRNANQSLYEDLVRVNRFVTVTLLSIRQDGSSVVYSNAGHPSALHYRASDHQIRHLESTTFPLGIFANISAAVQPIDMEAGDVLLLYSDGLTEVEDYKGRLLGLTGIGQLLLTLNSLPAEGILERLQAVHGQHQGEYAVSDDMTIVVIKKLPENPIEPDIYLHWRIEGDLSQLASVSDSMQHFAANLAVEVDQIWFEEVHLAVAEAAANIMKHSVSEGEGYISGLYALYPTHIEVILVDNGRPFNWDSAPMKFDKDAPAEGGYGMHIIRDVMDSIQYQRLPGQYNHWRMIRNLPTTVRARD, from the coding sequence ATGTCTGATCAGCACGAGATTGAGCATCAGCTAACCGGCCTCAGGCCGATTTGGAACGAGCTGTTTGGTGACGTGCTGTACGTGGCCTACGGCGACGATATGCCCACGACGGATGCGTTCGCGGTCTGCCACGAGATGGTGCCCGGCGCGTGGCTCATTGGTCGCATGCGCAGCGCCGACATGCGGACCGCAGCCAATGCCGTGCTGCAAGGCTGGGCGGCGACGCTGCAGACCGCTGCATCGGTCGAAGTCCGAACACAACGCCTAGTCGAGCAATTGGTGACGGCGTGGAACCGGCTCGGGCTAATGCACAAGGCGGCCCTGCTGATGCGGTCGCCATTGGACGCCGAACAAATCTGCATCGAGCTAATGGCGATGGCGTGCGATACCGTCGAACTCGAAGTCGCATTCGTCGGGTTTGGCCGCGATGGCTACGTGCGCTTCATGTGGACTCAAGCCGGGTTTACGAACTTCCAAGAGGCGTCTATTCTGCACGCCCTCATCCGAAGCGACGGGCTGTTGCGCTGCGACACGCCCGACCAGTGCAACCGCATGATTCCCGGCGGCGGTTTCAAGTCGTTCATCGGCCGGCGTCTGCTCACCGATGCAAGCCGCCCGGTCTATATTGGCATGGCCGCGCGCGAATCGGCGCACAATTTCAACGCGGGCGATATCCAGATCTTCGAAAGCCTCGTCGAGCAGTTGACGACCGTCATCGAGATCGACCGCCTGCACGAGCAGCAGGTCGACAGCGAGAGCATCCGCCGCGACATGGAGCTGGCGTCTGAAGTACAGACGGGCATGCTCCCGCTGACCCTGCCCAATCCGGACGGTTTCAGCATCGCCGCGATGCTCAAGCCGGCTTCGAAGGTCGGCGGCGACCTGTACGATGTGTACAGCGGCAACGGCTCGGTAAGCGTCATGGTCTGCGACGTTTCCGGCAAGGGCTTCCCTGCCGCGCTGCTCAGCTTCGAGGTGCGTGCGGCGATCCGGTCGCAGTTCCACAGCGCCAACCACCCCGGCGTGATCCTGCGCAACGCCAACCAGTCCTTGTACGAAGACCTCGTGCGCGTCAACCGTTTCGTGACGGTCACGCTCCTCAGCATCAGGCAGGATGGCAGTTCGGTAGTGTACTCCAACGCCGGGCACCCCTCGGCACTGCACTACCGTGCCAGCGATCATCAGATCCGACATCTCGAAAGCACGACGTTCCCGCTGGGTATCTTCGCCAACATCTCGGCGGCCGTGCAGCCCATCGATATGGAAGCCGGCGACGTCCTGCTGCTGTACTCCGACGGACTTACCGAGGTCGAGGACTACAAGGGACGTCTGCTTGGCCTGACCGGCATTGGTCAGCTCCTGCTCACGTTGAATTCACTGCCGGCGGAAGGCATCCTCGAACGGTTGCAGGCAGTGCACGGGCAGCATCAGGGCGAGTACGCCGTGTCCGACGACATGACGATCGTCGTCATCAAGAAGCTGCCGGAAAATCCGATCGAGCCTGATATTTATCTGCACTGGCGCATCGAAGGCGATCTCTCGCAGCTTGCCTCGGTCTCCGACTCGATGCAGCACTTCGCAGCCAACCTCGCCGTCGAGGTCGACCAGATCTGGTTCGAGGAAGTCCATCTGGCCGTTGCCGAAGCAGCGGCAAACATCATGAAGCACAGTGTCAGCGAAGGCGAAGGGTACATCAGCGGCTTGTATGCGCTGTACCCGACGCACATCGAGGTCATCTTGGTTGACAACGGGCGGCCGTTCAATTGGGACAGCGCGCCGATGAAGTTCGATAAAGACGCGCCGGCTGAGGGAGGCTACGGGATGCACATCATCCGTGATGTGATGGACTCGATCCAGTACCAGCGCCTGCCCGGCCAGTACAACCACTGGCGCATGATCCGCAATCTGCCGACCACCGTGCGCGCCCGCGACTAA
- the cydB gene encoding cytochrome d ubiquinol oxidase subunit II, which translates to MDLQTLWFILITVLFSGFFLLEGFDYGVGILLPFVGRKDTERRIVINSIGPVWDGNEVWLLTAGGAMFAAFPNWYATLFSGFYLALFLILVALILRGAAFEFRSKINSPAWRRMWDYGIFIGSALPALLWGVAVANIARGVAIDGSMTFVGSFGDLLNPFALAGGVATFLLFTLHGALFLELKTDGVLRKRAEGVAKTLAIPTAVVVVAAVLIAAPQLFERLNVVMVVALLGAVAGLGGAAWFIRSGRFGRAFLGTSIALVSAVVLLFSFLFPRVMPSSLGEQFDLTIYNASSSEYTLGVMTVIALTLVPLVLAYQAWTYYVFRKRLTTSSKLEY; encoded by the coding sequence GTGGATCTGCAAACGCTTTGGTTCATCTTGATTACCGTCCTCTTCAGCGGGTTCTTCCTGCTCGAGGGCTTCGACTACGGCGTCGGCATCCTGCTGCCGTTCGTCGGCCGTAAGGACACTGAACGGCGCATCGTCATCAACAGCATCGGCCCGGTGTGGGACGGCAACGAGGTCTGGCTGCTCACGGCGGGTGGAGCGATGTTCGCCGCCTTTCCGAACTGGTACGCGACCCTGTTCAGCGGGTTCTATCTCGCGTTGTTCCTGATCTTGGTCGCCCTAATCCTACGCGGCGCCGCCTTCGAGTTCCGCAGCAAAATCAACTCGCCGGCATGGCGCAGGATGTGGGACTACGGCATCTTCATCGGCAGCGCACTACCCGCGCTACTGTGGGGCGTCGCCGTAGCGAACATCGCGCGTGGCGTCGCGATAGACGGCAGCATGACGTTCGTCGGCTCGTTTGGCGACCTTCTCAACCCGTTTGCGCTCGCCGGCGGTGTGGCGACCTTCCTGCTATTCACGCTGCACGGTGCCTTGTTCCTTGAACTCAAGACGGACGGTGTCTTGCGCAAGCGCGCCGAAGGGGTCGCCAAGACTCTCGCGATCCCTACGGCGGTCGTCGTCGTGGCGGCTGTTCTGATCGCCGCGCCGCAGTTGTTCGAACGGCTCAACGTCGTGATGGTCGTCGCGCTGCTCGGGGCGGTCGCCGGGCTTGGCGGCGCCGCGTGGTTCATACGAAGCGGCAGGTTCGGCCGTGCGTTCTTAGGGACGTCGATCGCGCTGGTCAGCGCTGTAGTGCTGCTGTTCAGCTTCCTGTTTCCGCGCGTCATGCCGAGCAGCCTCGGCGAGCAGTTCGACTTGACAATCTACAACGCGTCGTCAAGCGAATACACGCTCGGCGTCATGACTGTGATCGCATTGACGCTCGTCCCCCTCGTCTTGGCCTATCAGGCGTGGACGTACTACGTGTTCAGAAAGCGCCTGACCACGTCGAGCAAGCTCGAATACTAG
- the cydD gene encoding thiol reductant ABC exporter subunit CydD: MDKRLLALARANRPQLAALTAVHAVGAALIVAQAGLFATIVSHVHPQRETAAGVSGLVVLLAVTVIGRALLAYAGTSLSAALGRVTKAALRMRLVREFAGRDHRLRTVDRTGDVLAASGEGTEAIEPFFRDLLPAILQAVLVPLIVLAVVAPIDPLSALVLLLTAPLIPLLGALIGKAAGAQARRRYADMSRLSAHFYDVLQGLVTLKLFNRSRPQRKIIGDVTRAFRESTMAVLRTAFLSAFMLELIATLSIAMLAVEIGFRLMDGGIDFGRALFVLVIAPEFYLPIRQLAAKFHNSANSSAAADKLFAMLLSGEKVERPAGKPASKPARMGRITFDDVSFAFQHGRTALAGVSFAIDRGEYVAITGPTGAGKSTLAAIVMGFIEPTSGAVTVDGTPISEFDSESWRRLIAYLPQRPHLFNLSIADNVRLGEPDASDDDVWNALVRASADGFVRELPHGINTLCGERGTRFSGGQAHRIALARALLRGAPLLVLDEPTAHLDIETERAIAEVLSARPIGTTVIQIAHRMQAIAGADRVIALEDGRLVTSDRDEPFAQMEVGYAQP, encoded by the coding sequence ATGGACAAACGACTACTGGCACTTGCGCGGGCCAACCGCCCGCAACTGGCCGCGCTGACCGCTGTACACGCTGTCGGCGCGGCCCTGATCGTCGCGCAAGCAGGCCTGTTTGCGACAATCGTGAGCCATGTGCATCCGCAGCGCGAGACGGCGGCCGGGGTATCCGGGCTGGTCGTGCTGCTCGCAGTCACGGTCATCGGTCGTGCGCTGCTTGCTTACGCTGGCACAAGTCTCTCTGCCGCGCTCGGGCGGGTTACGAAAGCGGCGCTCAGGATGCGTCTAGTGCGCGAGTTTGCGGGCCGCGACCATCGCCTGCGCACAGTCGACCGCACCGGTGACGTCCTCGCAGCGTCCGGCGAAGGCACCGAGGCCATCGAGCCGTTCTTCCGCGACCTACTGCCTGCGATACTTCAGGCCGTTCTAGTGCCTCTCATCGTCCTCGCAGTCGTTGCGCCGATCGACCCGCTGAGCGCGCTCGTCCTTCTTCTGACCGCACCGCTGATCCCCCTGCTGGGCGCGCTGATCGGCAAGGCAGCAGGGGCGCAAGCGCGCCGTCGCTACGCGGATATGTCACGGCTCAGCGCGCACTTCTACGATGTCCTGCAGGGCCTCGTCACGCTCAAGCTGTTCAACCGCAGCCGCCCTCAGCGAAAGATCATCGGCGACGTCACCCGCGCCTTCCGCGAGTCCACCATGGCGGTACTGCGGACGGCGTTTCTGTCCGCGTTCATGCTGGAACTGATCGCTACCCTGAGCATTGCGATGCTTGCCGTGGAGATCGGATTTCGGCTTATGGACGGCGGCATCGACTTTGGACGCGCGCTATTCGTGCTGGTCATCGCGCCGGAGTTCTATCTGCCAATCCGGCAGCTCGCTGCCAAGTTCCACAACTCGGCAAACAGCTCGGCAGCGGCCGACAAGCTGTTTGCGATGCTGCTGTCCGGCGAAAAGGTCGAACGCCCTGCCGGTAAGCCCGCTTCAAAGCCGGCGCGTATGGGGCGCATCACGTTCGACGATGTCTCGTTCGCCTTTCAGCACGGCAGAACGGCGCTTGCGGGCGTAAGTTTCGCGATCGACCGCGGCGAATACGTTGCGATCACTGGGCCGACTGGCGCCGGCAAGTCGACACTTGCCGCAATCGTGATGGGCTTCATCGAGCCGACAAGCGGTGCCGTCACGGTGGACGGGACGCCTATATCGGAGTTCGATTCCGAATCATGGCGCAGATTGATCGCCTACCTCCCGCAACGCCCACACCTATTCAACCTTTCGATAGCTGACAATGTGCGGCTTGGTGAACCTGACGCCTCCGATGACGACGTATGGAATGCGCTGGTGCGTGCGAGCGCAGACGGCTTCGTGCGCGAACTCCCGCACGGGATCAATACGCTGTGTGGTGAACGTGGAACGCGCTTCAGCGGCGGGCAGGCCCATCGGATCGCACTGGCGCGTGCCTTGCTGCGTGGCGCACCGCTGTTGGTACTCGATGAACCGACCGCCCACCTCGACATCGAAACCGAGCGCGCGATCGCCGAGGTACTGAGCGCGCGACCGATCGGCACAACCGTGATCCAAATCGCCCACCGCATGCAGGCCATCGCCGGCGCCGATCGCGTGATCGCGTTGGAGGACGGTCGGCTTGTGACATCGGATCGCGACGAGCCCTTCGCGCAGATGGAGGTAGGTTATGCCCAGCCATAG
- a CDS encoding sugar phosphate isomerase/epimerase — MNIGVQLYSLRDQLQNEFKSTIAAIAEAGAEGVEPWAGLPMPFEQAAAVFARSGLACPSIHLPLLAGDDRQRWLDASAALGVKTIVVPAISPDQYTSLDGIKRAADDLNQSAEIARAAGFGYGYHNHWWEFQTVQGRPALYQLAEMTAPDIIFELDLYWAQVGGLDPAQVVRDFGARSPLLHLKDGPAVSNEHAMVACGEGNVDLPAAMAASSAPWGFVELDRCDTDMLEAVVASLRYLRSI, encoded by the coding sequence ATGAACATCGGTGTGCAATTGTATTCGCTGCGCGATCAGCTTCAGAACGAGTTTAAGTCGACCATCGCCGCGATCGCAGAGGCCGGCGCTGAGGGCGTCGAGCCATGGGCAGGGCTGCCAATGCCGTTCGAGCAGGCGGCGGCGGTCTTTGCGCGCAGTGGGCTGGCCTGCCCCAGCATCCACCTGCCGCTGCTGGCCGGCGACGATCGCCAGCGCTGGCTCGATGCGTCGGCGGCGCTTGGCGTCAAGACGATCGTTGTTCCCGCAATCTCTCCGGATCAGTACACGTCGCTGGACGGCATCAAGCGCGCGGCGGACGACCTCAATCAATCCGCCGAGATCGCGCGCGCTGCGGGTTTCGGCTATGGGTATCACAACCACTGGTGGGAATTCCAGACAGTTCAGGGACGTCCCGCACTGTATCAGCTCGCCGAGATGACCGCGCCGGACATCATCTTCGAACTCGACCTGTACTGGGCGCAAGTGGGCGGGTTGGACCCGGCACAGGTCGTGCGCGATTTTGGTGCGCGCTCGCCCCTGCTGCACCTGAAAGACGGCCCCGCCGTGTCGAACGAACACGCGATGGTCGCTTGTGGCGAGGGCAACGTCGATCTGCCTGCCGCGATGGCGGCTTCAAGCGCACCTTGGGGCTTTGTCGAGCTTGATCGGTGCGATACGGATATGCTGGAGGCGGTCGTCGCCAGTTTGCGGTACCTGCGTTCGATCTAG
- a CDS encoding Gfo/Idh/MocA family oxidoreductase has protein sequence MTTTLKVGVIGVGGIAHTHMPGWAASPHAEVVAGADVSLEALEAWGAKWDVRRLTRLPQDLITAPDIDIIDICTPSNFHAELAIAALDAGKHVICEKPLAPTPAEVRRMIAARDRSGKLLMTAQHHRYQPAAIALKGEVDKGVLGDVYHARAWYLRRNNVPTRPGFVLKAQSGGGACIDIGVHALDTAFWLMGSPQPITVSGISRTELSKQPGAWSPWGGGTPVPPEMDVEELAAGFVRFANGATMMMEFSWAMHGPHHEDLQVWLYGTKGGCHYPKAEIYTSGSDPKQQYDIALKYLPAPLGAHALECMDFADAIVNGRPSPVPPEHSLAIITILDAVYQSAESGREIRMDGKA, from the coding sequence ATGACGACAACACTTAAGGTCGGAGTCATCGGCGTTGGCGGAATCGCTCATACGCACATGCCGGGTTGGGCGGCCTCGCCACACGCAGAAGTCGTGGCAGGCGCAGACGTCAGCCTCGAAGCCCTCGAAGCGTGGGGCGCCAAGTGGGACGTACGGCGGCTTACGCGCCTTCCGCAGGACTTGATCACCGCGCCGGATATCGACATCATCGACATCTGTACGCCCAGCAATTTCCACGCCGAGCTGGCTATCGCTGCCCTAGACGCCGGCAAGCACGTCATCTGCGAGAAACCGCTGGCGCCGACACCGGCCGAGGTTCGCCGTATGATCGCCGCGCGCGACCGTTCGGGCAAGCTTTTGATGACCGCGCAGCACCACCGTTATCAGCCGGCGGCTATCGCCCTCAAGGGCGAGGTCGACAAGGGCGTATTGGGCGACGTGTATCACGCGCGGGCGTGGTATCTGCGCCGCAACAATGTGCCGACCCGCCCGGGTTTCGTGCTCAAGGCGCAGTCCGGCGGAGGCGCCTGCATCGACATCGGCGTGCACGCGTTGGACACGGCGTTTTGGCTGATGGGCAGCCCGCAGCCGATCACTGTGAGCGGGATATCGCGCACGGAACTCTCGAAGCAGCCCGGCGCGTGGTCGCCGTGGGGCGGCGGAACGCCGGTTCCACCCGAGATGGATGTCGAAGAACTGGCCGCGGGGTTCGTCCGCTTCGCCAATGGCGCAACCATGATGATGGAGTTCTCGTGGGCGATGCACGGCCCGCACCATGAAGACTTGCAGGTGTGGCTGTACGGCACCAAAGGCGGCTGTCACTACCCGAAGGCGGAGATCTACACCAGCGGGTCGGATCCCAAACAGCAATACGATATTGCCCTCAAGTACCTGCCTGCGCCGCTCGGCGCGCACGCGCTGGAGTGCATGGACTTCGCCGACGCGATCGTCAACGGTCGGCCATCGCCGGTACCGCCCGAGCACTCGCTGGCGATCATCACCATTCTCGACGCTGTGTATCAGTCGGCCGAATCCGGCCGCGAAATCCGAATGGACGGTAAAGCATGA
- the chrA gene encoding chromate efflux transporter has product MSDKSRGSVREVALTFLRLGATAFGGPAAHIGIFRHELVERKKWLDDDQFLDLLGATNLIPGPNSTEMAIHLGYVRAGWVGLLAAGACFIAPAFLMVLVLAALYAQYGTTPAANALLYGIKPVIIAVVANAVYMLLPKAFKNRLLWLTGFAVVMLYFFGVDELVLLFGAGAAYVFVRRWLENRSVALIALLPLPSLIPLAQTFVPISLGTLFLTFLKIGALLYGGGYVLLAFLRGDFVDSFGWITSQQLLDAVAIGQFTPGPLFTTATFIGYLVADVPGAVVATVGIFLPSFIFVAISSPLIPRMRRSKLFSALLDGVNAAAVGLMASVTVELGIAAIVDPLTIGLAAAALVLLVRFKVNATYVILAGGLIGVIASAVGLVSV; this is encoded by the coding sequence ATGTCGGACAAGTCACGCGGGTCGGTACGCGAGGTTGCACTCACGTTTCTCCGTCTGGGCGCAACCGCGTTTGGCGGCCCGGCCGCGCATATCGGCATCTTCCGGCATGAACTGGTCGAGCGCAAGAAGTGGCTCGACGACGACCAGTTCCTCGATCTATTGGGCGCGACCAACCTGATTCCCGGCCCGAACTCGACCGAGATGGCGATTCATCTCGGCTACGTCCGGGCCGGCTGGGTTGGATTGCTTGCCGCCGGCGCGTGCTTCATTGCGCCGGCGTTTCTCATGGTGCTGGTGCTGGCAGCGCTGTATGCACAGTACGGGACCACGCCGGCGGCCAACGCACTGCTGTACGGCATCAAGCCGGTCATCATTGCGGTTGTCGCAAACGCCGTCTACATGCTGCTGCCCAAGGCATTCAAGAACCGCCTGCTCTGGCTCACCGGATTTGCCGTCGTCATGTTGTACTTCTTCGGCGTCGACGAGTTGGTGCTGCTGTTCGGCGCCGGCGCGGCGTACGTGTTTGTTCGGCGTTGGCTGGAAAACCGATCGGTGGCTTTGATCGCGCTTTTGCCGCTTCCCAGCCTGATCCCGCTGGCGCAGACGTTCGTGCCGATCTCGCTCGGCACCTTGTTCCTGACATTCCTCAAGATCGGCGCCTTGTTGTACGGCGGCGGTTACGTGCTGCTCGCGTTCCTGCGCGGCGACTTTGTCGACTCGTTCGGGTGGATCACCAGCCAGCAGCTTCTGGACGCTGTCGCTATCGGGCAGTTCACACCGGGGCCGCTGTTCACGACCGCGACGTTCATCGGCTATCTCGTTGCCGACGTACCGGGCGCCGTCGTCGCAACCGTCGGCATCTTCCTACCCAGCTTCATCTTTGTGGCGATCAGTAGTCCGCTCATCCCGCGCATGCGCCGCTCCAAGCTTTTTTCTGCGCTGCTTGACGGCGTCAACGCCGCGGCGGTCGGCCTGATGGCATCTGTCACCGTCGAGCTGGGAATCGCGGCGATTGTCGACCCGTTGACGATCGGGCTTGCAGCAGCGGCGCTCGTACTGCTTGTCCGGTTCAAGGTAAACGCAACGTACGTCATCCTCGCCGGTGGGCTAATCGGCGTGATCGCGTCTGCTGTCGGATTGGTGTCCGTCTAG
- a CDS encoding ThuA domain-containing protein translates to MTPVRVTVWNEFRHERRSPHVQSIYPNGLHQPIIDHLNGAGFSARAALLDDPEHGLTDDVLASTDVLTWWGHMAHGDVSDAVVDKVQQRVLQGMGLIVLHSGHYSKIFKRLMGTTCSLKWREAHEKERHWIVNPGHPIVDGLGEYIEIPAHEMYGEFFDVPAPDETVFIAWYPGGEVFRSGLCYYRGRGKVFYFSPGHETYPVYYQPDVLRVIENAVRWAAPSGSSYRLDAVKSAPIEPIASAEPITGD, encoded by the coding sequence ATGACACCGGTTCGCGTCACCGTTTGGAACGAGTTTCGCCACGAACGTCGGTCTCCGCATGTTCAGTCCATTTATCCGAACGGACTGCATCAACCGATTATCGATCACCTTAACGGCGCGGGCTTCTCGGCCCGTGCCGCCCTATTGGACGATCCAGAGCACGGCCTGACCGACGACGTACTCGCCAGTACCGACGTGCTGACGTGGTGGGGCCACATGGCTCATGGCGACGTCAGCGATGCCGTGGTCGACAAAGTGCAACAGCGCGTGCTGCAAGGTATGGGCTTGATTGTCCTCCACAGCGGCCACTACAGTAAGATTTTCAAGCGGCTGATGGGGACGACCTGCTCGCTCAAATGGCGCGAGGCGCACGAGAAGGAACGCCATTGGATCGTCAACCCGGGCCATCCGATCGTCGACGGCTTGGGCGAGTACATCGAAATCCCCGCGCACGAGATGTACGGCGAGTTCTTCGATGTCCCCGCGCCGGATGAGACTGTCTTCATCGCGTGGTACCCTGGCGGCGAGGTGTTCCGTAGCGGCTTGTGTTACTATCGCGGGCGCGGCAAAGTGTTCTACTTCAGCCCCGGCCACGAAACCTACCCGGTCTACTATCAGCCGGACGTGCTGCGCGTGATCGAGAACGCGGTGCGCTGGGCTGCGCCCTCGGGTTCGAGCTACCGCCTCGATGCGGTCAAGTCGGCCCCGATCGAGCCGATCGCCAGCGCCGAGCCCATCACCGGAGACTGA
- a CDS encoding response regulator: protein MTDNLRRVMIVDDDIIMHDVMKMMLQPKFDLRLCFNVKQAREALAKWVPDVVCVDLMMPGENGLVLLRYARELPELEHVPFIVISASSDENFFNEARRLGATSLLFKPFSRIDLIRAIETALELPDV from the coding sequence ATGACGGACAACTTGCGCCGTGTCATGATTGTTGACGACGACATCATCATGCACGATGTCATGAAGATGATGCTTCAGCCGAAGTTCGACCTGCGGCTGTGCTTCAACGTCAAGCAGGCCCGCGAAGCGCTGGCGAAGTGGGTCCCGGATGTCGTCTGCGTCGATCTCATGATGCCCGGCGAGAACGGTCTTGTCCTGCTCCGGTACGCCCGCGAGCTTCCCGAACTCGAACATGTCCCGTTTATCGTAATCTCGGCGAGCAGCGACGAAAACTTCTTCAACGAGGCACGCCGCTTGGGGGCGACGTCTCTGCTCTTCAAGCCCTTCAGTCGTATTGATTTGATCCGAGCGATAGAGACCGCCCTCGAGCTTCCCGATGTCTGA
- a CDS encoding cytochrome ubiquinol oxidase subunit I: MDVLDLARLQFGVTTVYHFFFVPLTLGLSIMIAGMQTMYVWKGNEHYKHMAKFWGKLFLINFAMGVVTGIVQEFQFGMNWSEYSRFVGDIFGAPLAIEALAAFFIESVFLGVWIFGWDKLGKRVHLASIWLVAFAANLSAYWILVANSFMQNPVGYQMAESGRAEMTDFFALITNPNVLLQWPHVVLGGLTTGAFFVLGISAYHLLRGRHPQMEMFRTSARIALIVGTVAVFATMGFGHAQGQRMADTQPMKLAAAEGLWESADPASLSLFQIGNEAERRPEAEVTIPSLLSFLTYNTPDGLVQGINQLQAQYEQQYGPGNYVPPAIWLTYWSFRAMVGAGAAMFVIGLLGIVFATRRTLEKRRWLLILAVPALFLPYIANTTGWLLTEMGRQPWIVQGMMRIEDAVSPNVTADMLLISLIGFTVIYGLLMIVDVYLLWKYARAESGSSEATASDLPELGRVY, from the coding sequence ATGGACGTGCTCGATCTGGCAAGGCTTCAGTTCGGGGTCACGACGGTTTACCACTTCTTCTTCGTGCCGCTCACCCTTGGCCTGTCGATCATGATCGCAGGCATGCAGACGATGTACGTTTGGAAGGGCAACGAGCATTACAAACACATGGCGAAGTTCTGGGGCAAGTTGTTTCTAATCAACTTCGCGATGGGTGTCGTCACTGGCATCGTGCAGGAATTCCAATTCGGCATGAACTGGTCGGAGTATTCGCGCTTCGTCGGCGACATCTTCGGCGCGCCGTTGGCGATCGAAGCGCTGGCGGCGTTCTTCATCGAGTCGGTGTTCCTCGGCGTATGGATCTTCGGCTGGGACAAGCTCGGCAAACGCGTCCATCTCGCGTCGATCTGGCTGGTCGCGTTTGCCGCCAACTTGTCCGCGTACTGGATTCTGGTCGCCAACAGCTTCATGCAGAACCCGGTCGGCTATCAGATGGCCGAAAGCGGCCGCGCGGAGATGACCGACTTTTTCGCGCTCATCACCAATCCCAACGTGCTGCTGCAGTGGCCGCATGTCGTGCTTGGCGGGTTGACCACCGGCGCGTTCTTCGTGCTCGGCATTAGTGCGTACCACCTGCTGCGCGGCCGGCACCCGCAGATGGAAATGTTCCGGACGTCCGCGCGCATCGCGCTGATCGTCGGCACCGTCGCGGTATTTGCGACGATGGGATTCGGTCACGCTCAGGGCCAGCGCATGGCCGACACACAGCCGATGAAGCTGGCCGCCGCCGAAGGGCTGTGGGAGAGCGCCGATCCGGCATCGCTCAGTCTCTTCCAAATCGGTAACGAGGCCGAACGCCGGCCGGAAGCGGAAGTCACCATTCCGTCGCTGCTCAGCTTCCTGACCTACAACACGCCTGACGGGCTCGTACAAGGGATTAACCAGCTTCAAGCGCAGTACGAACAGCAGTATGGTCCGGGCAACTACGTCCCGCCGGCCATCTGGCTGACGTACTGGAGCTTCCGGGCGATGGTCGGCGCCGGGGCTGCAATGTTCGTTATCGGTCTGCTGGGCATCGTGTTCGCGACCCGCCGTACGCTTGAGAAGCGGCGCTGGCTGCTGATACTGGCCGTTCCGGCGCTGTTCCTTCCCTATATCGCGAATACCACCGGCTGGCTGTTGACTGAAATGGGACGACAACCGTGGATCGTGCAAGGCATGATGCGGATCGAAGATGCCGTCTCGCCCAATGTCACGGCAGACATGCTGTTGATCTCGCTGATCGGATTCACCGTGATCTACGGACTGCTGATGATCGTCGACGTCTACCTGCTGTGGAAATACGCGCGAGCCGAGTCCGGTTCGTCGGAGGCGACAGCGTCCGACCTGCCCGAGCTTGGCCGGGTCTACTAG